A window of the Osmia bicornis bicornis unplaced genomic scaffold, iOsmBic2.1, whole genome shotgun sequence genome harbors these coding sequences:
- the LOC114881638 gene encoding uncharacterized protein LOC114881638 produces MGQLPLSRVTPSRPFAHTGVDYAGPITMKNSKGRGSKTIKGWICVFVCFSSSAVHLEVVSDYSTEGFLAAYRRFSSRREIAHKLYSDCGTNFIGAQAELKRLFTSSSQEHRQIASILSADSTQWMFNPPAAPHMGGKWEAVVKSIKYHLRRTIGELLLTFEEFSTLLTQIEAVLNSRPLEPLSDDPDDISALTPGHFLIGSALNTIPEPSLLEVSPGRLSKWQLIQQRVQHFWSQWSRHYLQRLQSISKWHHPSNDIKTGSLVLLMNEHLPPSKWPLARVIDVHPGKDGLTRVAAVKTATTTLI; encoded by the coding sequence ATGGGTCAACTACCTCTCTCTCGAGTCACACCATCACGACCATTCGCTCACACCGGGGTCGATTATGCAGGACCGatcacaatgaaaaattcaaagggaaGAGGCTCGAAAACGATCAAAGGATGGATCTGCGTGTTCGTATGTTTCTCCTCATCGGCAGTTCACCTCGAGGTTGTCAGTGATTACTCAACAGAAGGATTTCTGGCAGCCTACAGAAGATTTTCATCGAGACGGGAGATCGCTCACAAATTGTATTCTGACTGTGGTACAAATTTTATTGGAGCACAGGCAGAGCTCAAACGCCTGTTCACGTCAAGTTCACAGGAGCACCGACAGATCGCATCGATTCTGTCAGCTGACAGCACTCAATGGATGTTCAACCCACCAGCTGCTCCTCACATGGGAGGAAAATGGGAAGCTGTGGTGAAATCGATCAAGTACCATCTCAGGAGAACCATTGGTGAGCTCTTACTAACATTTGAAGAGTTTTCCACTCTCCTCACACAGATCGAAGCGGTGCTCAACTCACGACCATTGGAGCCGCTCAGTGACGATCCCGACGACATCTCTGCGCTCACCCCAGGACATTTTCTCATCGGCTCAGCACTCAACACGATACCAGAACCATCACTGCTCGAAGTTTCACCAGGTCGGCTGTCAAAATGGCAGCTGATTCAGCAAAGGGTTCAGCATTTCTGGTCTCAATGGTCTCGACACTACCTACAGAGACTTCAGTCAATCTCGAAGTGGCACCATCCATCGAACGATATCAAGACAGGCTCGTTGGTGCTGCTCATGAACGAGCATCTTCCACCTAGCAAATGGCCACTCGCAAGAGTGATCGACGTTCACCCCGGAAAGGATGGTCTCACCAGGGTTGCAGCTGTGAAGACTGCAACCACAACTCTTATCTGA